AAGAATACTCCAAGCTTATTCATGAATTAAATAAAGCCTGCAATCTCCGCGGTCTTTTGAGATTTAAAAACACAGAGCAGCAGATTCACTTGGATGAAGTGGAACCTGCTAGCGAGATTGTTAAACGGTTCTGTACTGGTGCTATGAGTTATGGATCAATATCATTGGAAGCGCATAGTACACTGGCCATTGCTATGAACAGAATTGGAGGAAAGTCAAATACAGGTTTGTTTCTCAAATCTTTACTTGGGATTTTTTCTAATACATCAACTATCGCTTTTTTTATATTgctaatgattttttttccttccaaaaGGTGAGGGAGGTGAGCAGCCATCTCGTATGGAGCCTCTTCCAGAtggttcaaggaatccaaagaGGAGTGCAATTAAGCAGGTTGCCAGTGGGAGATTTGGAGTTTCAAGTTACTATCTGACGAATGCTGATGAACTCCAGATAAAAATGGCTCAGGTATCTATACACTGGACCTCggatttttcttctattttcccCGATGTTCCTACATTAAATGTTTCTTGGAGTTAAACATAAACTGAACTTATTTGTCTTGCACAGGGTGCCAAGCCTGGTGAAGGAGGTGAGCTTCCTGGACACAAGGTTATTGGAGACATTGCTGTCACCAGGAATTCTACTGCTGGTGTGGGTCTTATCAGTCCACCTCCCCATCATGATATCTACTCGATTGAAGACCTTGCCCAATTAATTCATGATCTTAAGGTATGTTCTGTTTTTGTAATGGATCCTATAAACTGCTCTATGCCCCTGCTGTCCTCTTTAACTCCCTTTAAATGGATGAATGATTTTGCATCTACTGCTTCTGGAGCAATGCATGGTTAATTTAGATGTTGATTCTGTTCTATTGATATGCAGAATGCTAACCCAGCAGCTCGAATTAGTGTCAAGTTGGTATCGGAAGCAGGTGTGGGAGTAGTTGCTAGTGGAGTTGTGAAGGGGCATGCTGATCATGTTTTGATCTCTGGACACGATGGAGGCACAGGGGCCTCTAGATGGACAGGAATTAAGAATGCAGGGCTTCCATGGGAACTTGGTTTGGCTGAGACTCATCAAACCTTGGTTTCTAATGATCTTCGTGGCCGCACTACTCTCCAGACTGATGGCCAACTAAAAACTGGAAGAGATGTTGCCATAGCTACACTTCTTGGTGCGGAAGAGTTTGGCTTCAGCACTGCACCTCTCATAACCCTTGGCTGCATTATGATGCGGAAGTGCCACAAGAACACATGTCCTGTTGGTATCGCAACTCAAGATCCAGTACTTCGTGAGAAGTTTGCTGGAGAACCTGAacatgttattaattttttctttatgattgctGAGGAACTCAGAGAGATAATGGCGCAGCTTGGTTTCCGTACCATAAATGAGATGGTTGGTCGTTCAGATATGCTTGAAGTTGATAGAGAAGTGACTAAAAACAATGAGAAGCTTGACAATATTGATCTATCTTTGTTACTTCGACCTGCCGCAGACCTTCGGCCTGGAGCTGCACAATATTGTGTTGAGAAACAAGACCATGGCTTGGATATGGCTCTTGATCACAAGCTAATTTCTATGTCTAAAGCTGCTTTGGAAAAAGCTCTTCCTGTATATTTTGAGACACCAATTTGCAATGTGAACCGTGCCGTTGGTACAATGCTTAGCCACGAGGTGACAAAACGTTACAACAGGGCTGGGCTTCCTGCTGACACCATTCATATCAAATTTAGTGGAAGTGGAGGACAGAGTCTTGGAGCATTTTTGTGCTCTGGAATCATGCTTGAGCTTGAGGGTGACAGTAATGATTATGTTGGTAAAGGTTTGTCTGGTGGAAAGATTGTAGTTTATCCTCCCAAGGGAAGCAGGTTTGACCCAAAAGAAAATATTGTCATCGGTAATGTAGCTTTATATGGTGCCACTAGTGGTGAGGCATACTTCAATGGAATGGCAGCAGAGAGATTTTGTGTTCGCAATTCGGGGGCTAAGGCAGTTGTCGAGGGTGTTGGTGATCATGGCTGTGAATACATGACAGGTGGCACTGTTGTTGTGCTCGGGAAAACTGGCAGGAACTTTGCTGCTGGTATGAGTGGTGGTATTGCCTATGTTTATGACGTGGATGGACAATTTCGGTCTCGATGTAATCCTGAGCTTGTAGATCTTGATAcacttgaagaagaagatattCTGACTCTTCAAATGATGATACAACAACATCAACGTCACACAAACAGCCTGCTGGCCGTTCAAGTACTGGCTGATTTTGAAAATCTTCTGCCTAAGTTTATCAAGGTTATCCCAAGAGAGTACAAGCGAGTTCTTGCAGATATGAAAGAGGAAACCAAACAGGTTATAGAGCACAAGGAGGAAGATGAGCCAGAGCTTGAAGAGAAAGATGCCTTTCAAGAACTTAAGAAGTTGGCGGCTGCATCTTTAAATGGGAAATCCAATCAGGTAATTGAATCAGTTACCCTTATATATAAGCATGAGTACGTCTTCTCCTTGACTCTTTCCCTCTCTCCTTTTTGTCAGACGAACAAAAGAATTTTTGTTTGTGGGAATCGCCCTTCTGATTTGTTTTCACGAGTATAATGTCAGTTATATTTTGAACATACATTCTCTGATCTTCGTAGTATTCACTTTGGTTTCATTTTGTCTGAAAGTGTTCTTATCATTACAAGCGtaattggtttaaaatttttataCAGAGATatgattattttgaattttcttcCTGGTAATCTCTATGGATTCTTTAATCTAAAAGGTTCTTATATGAGGGTTGAATTTTGCAGAAGGTAGAAGATGCTGAAGCATTGAAAAGGCCTTCTCAGGTCACTGATGCTGTTAAACATCGTGGTTTTATTTATTATGAGCGCGAGGGCGTTCAATATAGGGATCCCAATGTTCGGATGAATGACTGGAAGGAAGTTATGGAGGAAACTAAACCTGGACCACTTGTGAAGACTCAGTCAGCCCGTTGCATGGACTGCGGGACTCCTTTCTGCCATCAGGTGAGAACTTGTACTCTTTTGTTGGCTCTTTTACCTGTTATCGAGATTCAAGAATTATCTAGTTATGGACAGACTACCTCAACTGATTACTGAATACGTTCTCTAAACTAAATTTGCAGGAGAACTCTGGATGCCCTCTTGGTAACAAAATACCAGAGTTCAATGAGTTGGTGTACCAGAATAGGTGGCATGAAGCATTAGAGAGACTTCTCGAGACAAATAACTTCCCTGAGTTTACTGGTCGTGTTTGTCCAGCACCATGTGAAGGTTCTTGTGTTCTGGGTATTATTGAGAATCCTGTATCTATCAAAAGCATAGAATGTGCCATCATAGACAAGGCTTTTGAGGAAGGTTGGATGGTGCCACGACCTCCCGTAAAGAGAACTGGGTATGGTTTTCTTCTCAGCCTAAGATTGATGCTCTGTCTCAGAATATTATTTCGCAAATTTTCTGTGCACGAATCATTAGTTTGATATTTTCTTATAATTGCAGGAAAAGGGTTGCCATTGTAGGAAGCGGGCCAGCTGGTCTAGCTGCTGCTGATCAGCTAAACAGAATAGGCCACACAGTGACTGTGTATGAGCGTGCTGATAGAATTGGAGGGCTTATGATGTATGGAGTGCCTAATATGAAGACTGATAAAAAGGAGATAGTTCAACGGCGGGTTAACCTTATGGCTGAGGAAGGTGTCAACTTTGTGGTTAATGCTAATATTGGAAACGATCCTTTGTACTCGCTTGATCGCCTTCGAGAGGAGAACAATGCCATTGTTTTAGCAGTAGGAGCAACAAAACCAAGGTAACTTACACTTGATAAATCCTGTAGATATATAGTCTTCGTGCATCTACGGAAGTATCTGAATATGGTAAACAGTagttaagtttattttcttGTCTTGTTATGTTTTTGCAGGGACCTTCCCGTACCAGGGCGAGAGCTGTCAGGAGTACATTTTGCTAT
This region of Malus domestica chromosome 07, GDT2T_hap1 genomic DNA includes:
- the LOC103439880 gene encoding glutamate synthase [NADH], amyloplastic-like isoform X3, with translation MLDWMHWVHSRFSTNTFPSWDRAQPMRVIGHNGEINTLRGNVNWMKAREGLLKCKELGLSENDLKKLLPIVDASSSDSGAFDAVLELLVQAGRSLPEAIMMMIPEAWQNDKNMDPDRKALYEYFSSLMEPWDGPALISFTDGRYLGATLDRNGLRPGRFYVTHSGRVIMASEVGVVDIPPEDVSRKGRLNPGMMLLVDFENHVVVDDEALKQQYSLARPYAEWLQRQKIELKDIVDSVHESDRVPPSIAGVIPASTNDETMENMGIHGLLAPLKAFGYTVESLEMLLLPMAKDGVEALGSMGNDTPLAVMSKREKLTFEYFKQMFAQVTNPPIDPIREKVVTSMECMIGPEGALTETTEEQCHRLSLKGPLLTIDEMEAIKKMNYRGWRCKVLDITYSKGRGREGLEETLDRICSDAHEAIKKGYTTLVLSDRAFSPKRVAVSSLLAVGAVHQHLVKNLERTQVGLIIESAEPREVHHFCTLVGFGADAICPYLAIEAIWRLQVDGKIPPIANGAIYSKDELVKKYFKASTYGMMKVLAKMGISTLASYKGAQIFEALGLSSEVIERCFAGTPSRVEGATFEMLAHDELHMHELAFPSRSYPPGSAEAVALPNPGDYHWRKGGEVHLNDPVAIAKLQEAARTNSVAAYKEYSKLIHELNKACNLRGLLRFKNTEQQIHLDEVEPASEIVKRFCTGAMSYGSISLEAHSTLAIAMNRIGGKSNTGEGGEQPSRMEPLPDGSRNPKRSAIKQVASGRFGVSSYYLTNADELQIKMAQGAKPGEGGELPGHKVIGDIAVTRNSTAGVGLISPPPHHDIYSIEDLAQLIHDLKNANPAARISVKLVSEAGVGVVASGVVKGHADHVLISGHDGGTGASRWTGIKNAGLPWELGLAETHQTLVSNDLRGRTTLQTDGQLKTGRDVAIATLLGAEEFGFSTAPLITLGCIMMRKCHKNTCPVGIATQDPVLREKFAGEPEHVINFFFMIAEELREIMAQLGFRTINEMVGRSDMLEVDREVTKNNEKLDNIDLSLLLRPAADLRPGAAQYCVEKQDHGLDMALDHKLISMSKAALEKALPVYFETPICNVNRAVGTMLSHEVTKRYNRAGLPADTIHIKFSGSGGQSLGAFLCSGIMLELEGDSNDYVGKGLSGGKIVVYPPKGSRFDPKENIVIGNVALYGATSGEAYFNGMAAERFCVRNSGAKAVVEGVGDHGCEYMTGGTVVVLGKTGRNFAAGMSGGIAYVYDVDGQFRSRCNPELVDLDTLEEEDILTLQMMIQQHQRHTNSLLAVQVLADFENLLPKFIKVIPREYKRVLADMKEETKQVIEHKEEDEPELEEKDAFQELKKLAAASLNGKSNQKVEDAEALKRPSQVTDAVKHRGFIYYEREGVQYRDPNVRMNDWKEVMEETKPGPLVKTQSARCMDCGTPFCHQENSGCPLGNKIPEFNELVYQNRWHEALERLLETNNFPEFTGRVCPAPCEGSCVLGIIENPVSIKSIECAIIDKAFEEGWMVPRPPVKRTGKRVAIVGSGPAGLAAADQLNRIGHTVTVYERADRIGGLMMYGVPNMKTDKKEIVQRRVNLMAEEGVNFVVNANIGNDPLYSLDRLREENNAIVLAVGATKPRDLPVPGRELSGVHFAMEFLHANTKSLLDSNLEDGNYISAKGKKVVVIGGGDTGTDCIGTSVRHGCTNIINLELLPEPPRKRAPGNPWPQWPRVFRVDYGHQEVAAKFGKDPRTYEVLTKRFVGDENGALKGLEVVRVKWEKDETGRFQFNEIEGSEEILEADLVLLAMGFLGPEATVAEKLGLERDQRSNYKADYGRFSTNVDGVFAAGDCRRGQSLVVWAISEGRQVAAQVDKYLSKEEEDHAISNGSHQNVGKRHRDLNPTGTSKHTVMT
- the LOC103439880 gene encoding glutamate synthase [NADH], amyloplastic-like isoform X4; the protein is MRVIGHNGEINTLRGNVNWMKAREGLLKCKELGLSENDLKKLLPIVDASSSDSGAFDAVLELLVQAGRSLPEAIMMMIPEAWQNDKNMDPDRKALYEYFSSLMEPWDGPALISFTDGRYLGATLDRNGLRPGRFYVTHSGRVIMASEVGVVDIPPEDVSRKGRLNPGMMLLVDFENHVVVDDEALKQQYSLARPYAEWLQRQKIELKDIVDSVHESDRVPPSIAGVIPASTNDETMENMGIHGLLAPLKAFGYTVESLEMLLLPMAKDGVEALGSMGNDTPLAVMSKREKLTFEYFKQMFAQVTNPPIDPIREKVVTSMECMIGPEGALTETTEEQCHRLSLKGPLLTIDEMEAIKKMNYRGWRCKVLDITYSKGRGREGLEETLDRICSDAHEAIKKGYTTLVLSDRAFSPKRVAVSSLLAVGAVHQHLVKNLERTQVGLIIESAEPREVHHFCTLVGFGADAICPYLAIEAIWRLQVDGKIPPIANGAIYSKDELVKKYFKASTYGMMKVLAKMGISTLASYKGAQIFEALGLSSEVIERCFAGTPSRVEGATFEMLAHDELHMHELAFPSRSYPPGSAEAVALPNPGDYHWRKGGEVHLNDPVAIAKLQEAARTNSVAAYKEYSKLIHELNKACNLRGLLRFKNTEQQIHLDEVEPASEIVKRFCTGAMSYGSISLEAHSTLAIAMNRIGGKSNTGEGGEQPSRMEPLPDGSRNPKRSAIKQVASGRFGVSSYYLTNADELQIKMAQGAKPGEGGELPGHKVIGDIAVTRNSTAGVGLISPPPHHDIYSIEDLAQLIHDLKNANPAARISVKLVSEAGVGVVASGVVKGHADHVLISGHDGGTGASRWTGIKNAGLPWELGLAETHQTLVSNDLRGRTTLQTDGQLKTGRDVAIATLLGAEEFGFSTAPLITLGCIMMRKCHKNTCPVGIATQDPVLREKFAGEPEHVINFFFMIAEELREIMAQLGFRTINEMVGRSDMLEVDREVTKNNEKLDNIDLSLLLRPAADLRPGAAQYCVEKQDHGLDMALDHKLISMSKAALEKALPVYFETPICNVNRAVGTMLSHEVTKRYNRAGLPADTIHIKFSGSGGQSLGAFLCSGIMLELEGDSNDYVGKGLSGGKIVVYPPKGSRFDPKENIVIGNVALYGATSGEAYFNGMAAERFCVRNSGAKAVVEGVGDHGCEYMTGGTVVVLGKTGRNFAAGMSGGIAYVYDVDGQFRSRCNPELVDLDTLEEEDILTLQMMIQQHQRHTNSLLAVQVLADFENLLPKFIKVIPREYKRVLADMKEETKQVIEHKEEDEPELEEKDAFQELKKLAAASLNGKSNQKVEDAEALKRPSQVTDAVKHRGFIYYEREGVQYRDPNVRMNDWKEVMEETKPGPLVKTQSARCMDCGTPFCHQENSGCPLGNKIPEFNELVYQNRWHEALERLLETNNFPEFTGRVCPAPCEGSCVLGIIENPVSIKSIECAIIDKAFEEGWMVPRPPVKRTGKRVAIVGSGPAGLAAADQLNRIGHTVTVYERADRIGGLMMYGVPNMKTDKKEIVQRRVNLMAEEGVNFVVNANIGNDPLYSLDRLREENNAIVLAVGATKPRDLPVPGRELSGVHFAMEFLHANTKSLLDSNLEDGNYISAKGKKVVVIGGGDTGTDCIGTSVRHGCTNIINLELLPEPPRKRAPGNPWPQWPRVFRVDYGHQEVAAKFGKDPRTYEVLTKRFVGDENGALKGLEVVRVKWEKDETGRFQFNEIEGSEEILEADLVLLAMGFLGPEATVAEKLGLERDQRSNYKADYGRFSTNVDGVFAAGDCRRGQSLVVWAISEGRQVAAQVDKYLSKEEEDHAISNGSHQNVGKRHRDLNPTGTSKHTVMT